A portion of the Podospora pseudoanserina strain CBS 124.78 chromosome 2, whole genome shotgun sequence genome contains these proteins:
- a CDS encoding hypothetical protein (EggNog:ENOG503PFWA) encodes MCHQVAYALPCEHVKTQIVYCANAILENSADGGEVQGSSAARSSSSSAKPKHKKKPVSEPSRSDRKNQGSGSPKAMSYKQPCANLTIQSLPYPMPPSFAENPDFFTSSLPSPNCPLSDCPFGMKGRCWTCCWCGKGENRTGRCGCVMLVEGNMLRCEHLCCKECEPTSIRDSV; translated from the coding sequence ATGTGTCATCAAGTAGCCTATGCCTTGCCGTGTGAGCACGTCAAGACGCAGATAGTCTACTGTGCCAATGCAATCCTCGAAAATAGTGCCGATGGGGGTGAAGTCCAGGGCAGCTCTGCGGCCCgatcttcctcgtcatccgcAAAGCCGAAACACAAGAAAAAGCCAGTTTCTGAGCCCTCGAGGTCCGATAGGAAGAACCAAGGCTCGGGGTCGCCGAAAGCCATGTCGTACAAGCAACCCTGCGCCAACTTGACAATCCAGTCCTTGCCATACCCGATGCCGCCGTCTTTCGCAGAAAACCCCGACTTCTTCACGTCATCCCTGCCATCCCCCAACTGCCCACTGTCTGATTGCCCATTCGGAATGAAAGGCCGGTGTTGGACCTGTTGTTGGTGCGGGAAAGGCGAGAATAGAACTGGACGTTGTGGGTGCGTGATGCTTGTCGAGGGGAATATGTTGCGATGTGAACACTTGTGTTGTAAGGAGTGTGAACCGACTAGCATAAGAGACAGTGTGTAG
- a CDS encoding hypothetical protein (EggNog:ENOG503PG6H): MCTYFYLHHHHMPPCTRNIDMVVHYSFCPNSTIDSAGAQQPCDSPHFDNTQSVDYNDPCASGGCLVSADCTSGGCRLEQLNGRWVCCQCNGRGNEYRWCRHRMRSSPDTFCYHVCCSGCKADNKSSSSSSSSSKRKGAK, encoded by the coding sequence ATGTGTACTTACTTCtatctccatcaccaccacatgcCACCCTGCACCCGCAACATCGACATGGTGGTACACTACAGCTTCTGCCCCAACTCCACCATCGACAGTGCAGGTGCTCAGCAGCCGTGCGACAGCCCGCATTTTGACAACACCCAGAGCGTCGACTACAACGATCCCTGCGCCTCCGGTGGATGTCTCGTTTCGGCCGACTGCACCTCGGGCGGCTGCCGTCTCGAGCAACTCAACGGCCGTTGGGTATGCTGCCAGTGCAACGGCCGCGGCAATGAGTATCGCTGGTGTCGCCACCGCATGCGCAGCAGCCCAGATACCTTTTGCTACCACGTTTGCTGTAGTGGGTGCAAGGCCGATAACaagtcatcatcgtcgtcgagtTCCAGCTCCAAACGCAAGGGTGCTAAGTAG